The Candidatus Obscuribacterales bacterium genome has a segment encoding these proteins:
- a CDS encoding DEAD/DEAH box helicase family protein yields MARTPTLTFDRGTLILHPPPRGKAWVDHAVWDDRIERFRIPALHYRPLIETLQADGATIDDRARGFDRLDLTPAVSLTPYPHQQEALQAWMNQGRRGVVVLPTAAGKTYLAQLAMQATPRSTLVTVPTLDLMHQWYAHLTAAFPDVEVGLLGGGSRDRSPILVSTYDSAAIHAERLGNQYGLLICDECHHLPSDFNRVIAEYAIAPYRLGLTATPDRSDGRHTDLDDLLGPVVYLRTPDDLAGHSLSHHEVVQIKVALSAQERDRYDELIQRRNQFLQQESIWLGSLQGWQRFVQASARSKAGRRAMLAHRESKAIALGTEGKLRVLNDLLAQHYPAQTLIFTNDNATVYRISQDFLIPALTHQTPVKERHDSLQRFREGQYRILVASHVLNEGVDVPEASIAILLSGSGSSREYIQRLGRILRRSDGQKHAILYEVIAEETAEEGVSKRRHTQSKARPPQLELVPDSYPTDSPSRRAAEAGAEWQMPEEEPPF; encoded by the coding sequence ATGGCGCGCACCCCCACCCTCACCTTCGATCGCGGTACGCTCATTCTTCATCCACCGCCCCGAGGCAAAGCCTGGGTAGACCATGCTGTCTGGGACGATCGCATCGAGCGGTTTCGCATTCCAGCGCTGCACTATCGTCCCCTAATCGAAACGCTGCAGGCCGACGGAGCCACGATTGACGATCGCGCCCGTGGATTCGATCGCCTTGATCTCACGCCTGCCGTCAGCCTTACGCCCTATCCCCATCAGCAGGAAGCGCTCCAAGCCTGGATGAACCAGGGACGGCGGGGGGTTGTCGTTCTACCTACTGCCGCAGGCAAAACCTACCTGGCCCAGCTAGCCATGCAGGCCACACCGCGCAGCACCTTGGTCACCGTCCCCACCCTAGATTTGATGCATCAGTGGTATGCCCACCTAACGGCAGCCTTTCCCGATGTGGAGGTGGGTCTACTGGGCGGTGGTTCCCGCGATCGCTCTCCCATTCTGGTGTCAACCTACGATAGCGCCGCAATCCATGCCGAACGGTTGGGCAATCAATACGGTCTGTTGATCTGCGATGAATGCCACCATCTGCCCAGCGACTTTAACCGGGTGATCGCCGAATATGCGATCGCTCCCTATCGGCTCGGGCTCACGGCCACCCCCGATCGCAGCGATGGCCGCCATACGGATTTGGATGATCTCCTCGGCCCCGTCGTCTACCTGCGCACCCCTGATGACCTGGCCGGTCACTCTCTGTCGCACCATGAGGTGGTGCAGATTAAAGTCGCGCTGTCTGCCCAAGAACGCGATCGCTATGATGAGTTGATTCAGCGCCGTAATCAATTTTTACAACAGGAAAGTATTTGGCTTGGCAGTCTCCAAGGCTGGCAGCGGTTTGTCCAGGCAAGTGCTCGTTCCAAAGCTGGACGGCGGGCCATGCTGGCCCATCGAGAATCGAAAGCGATCGCCCTAGGCACGGAAGGGAAATTGCGGGTGCTCAACGATTTGCTAGCGCAGCACTATCCAGCTCAGACCCTGATTTTCACCAATGACAACGCCACCGTCTATCGCATTTCCCAAGACTTCTTGATCCCCGCCCTCACCCATCAAACCCCAGTCAAAGAACGCCACGATAGTTTGCAGCGCTTTCGAGAGGGGCAGTACCGCATCTTGGTCGCGTCCCATGTGCTCAACGAAGGTGTGGATGTGCCGGAGGCCAGCATCGCCATCCTGCTCTCGGGCAGTGGCTCTAGTCGAGAATATATTCAGCGGCTCGGGCGGATTTTGCGCCGCAGTGATGGTCAGAAACATGCCATTCTCTACGAGGTAATTGCGGAAGAAACAGCAGAGGAAGGGGTGTCCAAACGACGACATACTCAATCGAAGGCCCGGCCGCCCCAACTTGAGCTTGTACCCGATTCCTATCCCACAGATTCTCCCAGCCGTCGCGCAGCAGAGGCTGGAGCTGAATGGCAGATGCCGGAGGAGGAACC